Genomic window (Streptosporangium brasiliense):
CTCCGGGGCGTTCTCGACCGCGGCCCTGGCCAGGGAGATGTCGTCGATGTACTGCCGGCAGGCCGAGTAGGAGCTGTAGGCGGCGGTGACGAAGGCCGCCGCCCGGCGCACGCCGTCGGCGGCCATCCGGCGGAGCGTGTCCTCCAGGTAGGGGTGCCAGTTGCGGTTGCCCCAGTAGACCGGCAGGTCGACGGTCGGCTCGACCGCGGCGATCAGGTCGCGGCACTGCTGGTTGATCGGGCTCGCCCCGCCGAAGCGCTGGTAGTGCGCCTCGACCTCCAGCAGCCGCTCGCGCGGGATCCCCCGGCCCCGCACCACGTTCTCCAGAAACGGCATCACGTCGTCGGGCTTCTCCGGCCCTCCGAACGAGACGACGAGCAACGCGTCGTAAGTCCCCATGGCATTCATCAAACCGCATTCGGGAGGCTCCTCTCACATGGTCGCCCCGGTTGTCCGCATCCGGGTGTCGACCCGGATGCGCGACCGGGGGTGAGGACCGATGTAAGTTCGGGTCGTGACCCCTTTCAACGACATTCGTGACTATGTCGGCGTACCGCGGGTGGCGTCCCTGCGGCTCTCCCCCGACGGAACCCGCCTGGTCAGCGTGGTGCAGGCGCTGAACCCCGATGGCAAGTCCTACGGAACGTCCCTGTGGGAGATCCCTCTCGACGGGCGCAGGGCCTACCGGCTGACCAGGTCCGTCAAGGGCGAGGCCGGGGCGGAGTTCACCGCCTCGGGCGACCTGATCTTCGGCTCGCGCCGCCCTGACCCGGAAGTGAAGGAGCCCGACGAGGAGGTCCCGGCACTCTGGCTGCTGCCCGCGGTGGGCGGCGAGGCCAGGCAGATCGCCTCCCGGCCCGGCGGCGTGACCGGGTTCGCGACCGGCGGCCGGAGCGTGGTCTTCGGCTCCGACGTCCTGCCCGGTGACGAGACCACCGAGGAGGAGCGGCGCAAGACCCGCAAGGACGCCGGGATCAGCGCGATCCTGCACGAGAGCTCCCCGGTGCGCTACTGGGATCACGACCTCGGCCCCGGCGAGCCCCGGCTGTTCGCCGGGACCCTCGGTGACGACGACCGGCTGGCCCAGGTCAGAGATCTCACCCCGCAGCCGGGCAAGGCGCTGGTCAACGCCTCCTACGACGTCACCCCCGACGGGGCGACGGTCGTGACGACCTGGTCGGTGCCGCAGCCGGCGGGCGAGCTCCGCTCCCGGCTGGTGGCCATCGAGACCGCCGACGCCGGGGCCCTGCGGGTCGTGGCCGAGCAGGAGGGCCACGACTTCAACGGCCCGGTCAAGGTCTCGCCCGACGGGCGCCTGGTCGCCTGCGTCCGCGAGCGCCACGCCGACACCTCGCGGATCCCCGAGGTCACGATGTGGATCGTGGACCTGGTCACCGGCGAGGGGCACGCCGCCGGCGGCGACCTGTGGCCGGCCGACGTCGTCTGGGCGCCGGACTCGCGCTCCCTGTACGTGGCCGCCGACCACCAGGGCCGCCGCCCGGTCTTCGAGGTCCCGGCCGACGGCTCCGAGCCGGTACGGCTCACGCCCGACGACGCCGCCTACCTGTCGCTCGACGTCGCGCCCGACGGCACGCTCTACGCGCTGCGCAGCGCCGTGGACCGCGCCGCGGGGCCGGTCCGGATCACCGCCGGCGGCACGGTCGAGGAGCTGGCCTCCCCGGCCCCCGCGCTGGAGCTGCCCGGCACCCTGACCGAGGTCACCGCGACCGCCGACGACGGCGCGACGGTCCGGGCCTGGCTGGTGCTGCCGGAGGGGGCCTCGGCGGAGAACCCGGCGCCGTTCCTGCTCTGGATCCACGGCGGCCCGCTGTCGAGCTGGAACGACTGGTCCTGGCGGTGGAACCCGTGGATCATGGCCCAGCACGGCTACGCCGTACTGCTGCCCGACCCGTGCCTGTCCACCGGCTACGGGCCCGAGATGATCCGGCGCGGATGGGCGGACTGGGGCCCGCGCACCCACACCGACCTGATGGCGGTCACCGACGCCGCCCTGGAACTGCCGGAGGTCGACGCCACCCGGACCGCCGCCATGGGCGGCTCGTTCGGCGGCTACATGGCCAACTGGGTCGCCGGCCACACCGACCGGTTCAAGGCGATCGTCACCCACGCCTCGCTCTGGCACCTGGACCAGTTCTCCGGCACCACCGACGGGCCGATGTACTGGCAGCGCGAGTTCGGCGCCCTGGGCGGCGAGCTGTACGGCAAGCTCTCCCCGCACCTGTCGCTGGCGGAGATCTCCACGCCGATGCTGGTCATCCACGGCGACAAGGACTACCGGGTGCCGATCGGCGAGGGCCTGCGCCTGTGGTGGGACCTGCAGCGTTCGGGCGTGGAGTCGAAGTTCCTCTACTTCCCCGACGAGAACCACTGGGTGCTCAAGCCGGGCAACGCCGTGGTCTGGTACGAGACCGTGCTCGCCTTCCTGGCCCAGCACGTTCTCGGCCGGGAGTGGAAGCGGCCGGAGTCGCTCTCGTGACCTTGGCCGAGCCGACGAGGGGGCGGAGACCGTGGAGAAGGTAGGGGTCTTCGCCCACCTGGCCGAGGAGATCGCCAGGGAGGCCGGAGAGATGCTCGTGGCCAAACGGCCGGCCCGGCCGGAGGTGCTGGCCACCAAGTCCAGCCCCACCGACGTGGTGACCGAGCTGGACAAGGCGTCGGAGGCGCTGATCCGCTCCAGGATCCGGGCGGTCAGGCCGGACGACGCGATCCTCGGCGAGGAGGGCGGCTCGACCGGCGGCGGCCGGGTCCGCTGGATCGTCGACCCGATCGACGGGACGGTTAACTTCCTGTACGGCCTGCCCGAGTGGGCGGTCAGCATCGCCGTCGAGATCGACGGCGAGGTCGTCGCCGGGGTGGTCAACGTCGTGCCCCGGGGCGAGGTCTTCACCGCGGCCAAGGGCGAGGGCGCGTGGCTGGCGGGGCAGCGGCTGCGCTGCAACACCGGTGTGCCGCTGGAGCGGGCCCTGATCGCCACCGGGTTCGGCTACGAGGTCGGCCGGCGGACGGTCCAGGCGGAGGTGCTCGCCCAGGTGGTGCCGCGGGTGCGCGACATCCGCCGGGGCGGCTCGGCGGCCTCGGACCTGTGCTCGGTGGCGGCCGGCCGGGTGGACGGCTACTACGAGCGCGGCCCGCAGGCGTGGGACTACGCGGCCGGCGGCCTCGTCGCCACCGAGGCCGGGGCCGTGATCGGCGGGCTGAACGGCAGGCCGGCCAGCCCGGACTTCACACTCTGCGCGGCGCCGGCCCTGTTCGAGGAGCTGCACGGGCTGCTGGCGCCGCTGGACCCCGAGCGCGACACCTGACGCGAGGGAGCCCCCGGCCGCCGGCCGGGGGCTCCCTCGCGTCAGCGCTAGATGGAGACGCCGTTGTCCGTGGCCAGACGGCGGAGGTCCTCGATCTCGGCGGTGAAGGTGTCGGCGAGGTAGTCGTCGCCGGCGGATCTGGCCTCCTGCAGGTTCTTGTAAGCCTGGTTGAGGCGGTGTCCGATCGTGGTCGTGAACTCGCCCATTTCACCTTCTTTCAAAAAGGGGGCTGAAGGTAGGGCTGCGGGGGGCTGGCTCCGGCTCTACCCACTGTCGGGTATCGGCTAAACCTGTATGTGTCACACATCACGGACAGTGCCTATCCTGGCACCCGCCTTACCGTCGGCTTACGGCGGGTGTGGCGACAATGGGTAGCCGTTCCAGCGGCTGTTTCCATATCTCACGGGAGGTACCAGAGGCCGTGCGGGTGCTTGTGGTTGAGGACGAGCGCGTGCTCGCCGACGCGATCGCGACGGGGCTCCGGCGCGAGGCCATGGCTGTCGACGTCGCCTACGACGGCGCGGGCGCGCTGGAGCGGACCGGCTACATCGACTACGACGTGATCGTCTTGGACCGGGACCTGCCCAAGGTCCACGGGGACGAGGTCTGCCGCCGCCTGGTGGCCGAGCGGACCGCCTCGCGGATCCTGATGCTGACCGCCTCGGGCGACGTGGACGACAAGGTGGAGGGGCTGGGGCTGGGCGCCGACGACTACCTGGCCAAGCCCTTCGTGTTCGTCGAGCTCGTGGCGCGGGTGCGGGCGCTCGGCCGGCGCTCCGCCCCGGCGCTGCCGCCGGTGCTGGAGCGCTCCGGGGTCCGCCTGGACCCGGGCAAGCGGCTGGTCACCAGGGACGGCGAGGAGATCTCGCTCACCAAGAAGGAGTTCGCGGTCCTTGAGGAGCTGATGCGCGCCGAGGGCGCCGTCGTCAGCCAGGAGGACCTGCTGGACAAGGCGTGGGACGAGAACATCGACCCGTTCACCAACGTGGTGCGCGTCACCATGATGACCCTGAGGAAGAAGCTGGGCGAGCCTCAGGTGATCGAGACGGTGCCCGGGGTCGGATACAAGTTGTGAGTGTTCCAGCAGGCAGGGGGGAGGACCGGCCCGACATCGTCCCGGCCGGTGAGGCGCGCGAGTCCATGCCCACCCACCCGATGATCAGCCCGCACTCCGAGAGGGGGGCGGCCAGGGGAGCCCGGCCCGCCCCCGGCGCTCCGGGGCGCGCCCAGCCGCCACCGCCCTCCGGTCCACCGGTGTGGGACGGCCCGCCCCCGGCGGGCGCCGTCCCGGTCAGCCCCACGCCCCTCGACCGGCTGAGGGTGGCCATCGACCGGCTCAGCATCCGCTGGCGGCTGACCATCACCTACGGCGTGCTGTTCTTCGTGGCCGGGATGCTCCTGCTGTTCGTGATCTACATGATGGTGGGCTGGGCCATCAACGGGGCCTGGCCGGATGTCAGCCTGCAGAACGTCTCGCCCGTGCTGGAACAGAAGTTCCAGCAGGAGTGGCTCGGGTGGAAGCACGCCGCGATCGACGAGGCGCGCAACGCCCTGCTCAGCCGCTCGCTGCTGGCCCTGGCGGGCGTGGGCATCCTGGCGATCATCATCGGCTATCTCGTCGCCGACCGGGCGCTCAAGCCGATCCAGCAGATGACCGCCACGGCCCGCAAGCTCTCCGGCACCACGCTCGCCCACGAGCGGATCGGCCTCAAGGGCCCCGACGACGAGCTCAAGGAGCTGGCCGACACCTTCGACGCGATGTTGACCAGGCTCAATGTGGCGTTCGACACACAACGGAGGTTCGTGGCCAACGCCTCGCACGAGCTCCGCACCCCGTTGACGATCAACCGGACGGTCCTGGAGATCGCGCTGGGCGACCCCGAGGCGTCGGGGGACCTCAAGGCGCTGGGCCGTACGCTCCTGGAGGTCAACGCCCGCAACGAGCAGCTCATCGAGGGCCTGCTGCTGCTGGCCCGCAGCGAGCGGGAGCTGAGCGTGCGCAAGCCGGTGGACGTCAAGGACGTCGCCGAGACCGCCGTCGAGCAGCTCGCCTCGCGTGCCGAGGAGGCGGGGGTCACCATGACCACCGAGCTCCAGAGTGCCGAGACGGAAGGCGATCCGGTCCTGCTGGAGCGCTGCGTGGCCAATCTGGTGGAGAACGCGATAAAGCACAACCTCCCCGAATCCGGGCGCCTGTGGGTGCGCACGGGAATGGTGGAGGGGGCCTTGGTTGTTCAGGTGGCCAACACGGGGCCGCATGTGCCCGCATACGAGGTGAACAGCCTGTTCGAGCCGTTCCGGCGGCTCAACGCCGACCGGGTCGATTCGGCCCGCGGGGCGGGTCTCGGGCTGTCCATCGTCCGTGCGGTCGTGCGCGCTCACGGGGGTAACGTGACCGCCGTCCCCAGGGACGGCGGAGGTCTCGTGGTGACCGTGAGACTCCAATCACGTTGATCCGGCGGGGGGCGTCTCGTTCACGCCGTACATGTGGTTGGATGTGCCGTCGAACACGGTGGTTCATGTCGCCAATGCTGTGGTTTACGCCATATTTGGCTAACCGCGCCTATTGGCGGTAGGTCCCTCACGTGTAGGGAGGTTCAGCGACCATTCCAGCAGGGTACCGAGCAGGAATCTCTCTGTCGGATTGGGCACAAGTTGGGCCTCTCGGACGTTACACACGCGCGAGCCGGCGCAGACAGATAGATGAGGGGGATGGAGCAGACCAATGGCTACCGATTACGACAGCCCACGCAAGACCGATGACGACCTCAATGAGGACAGTCTTCAGGAACTGCAGGCGCGCCGTACCGACAAGTCCTCGGGCAGTATCGACATCGACGAGACGGATCTCGCCGAGTCGCTCGAACTGCCGGGTGCGGACCTGTCCAACGAGGAGCTCTCGCTCCGGGTGATCCCTCGTCAGGCCGACGAGTTCACCTGCGCACGCTGCTTCTTGGTGCACCACCGCAGTCAGCTCGCCGTCGAGAGGAACGGTCAGCAGATCTGCCGGGAGTGCGCGGCCTGACGATGGTTTCCGATGGCCTGTCCGATGTGTGCCCTCAGGTGCAAGGGTAGAGGGCCCCAGGACAAGCCTTGAGGAGGTTCCGAGACATGACGTCAGAGAACAAACAGACCGGTGCCGAGCCGGGCGACTCCACGGCCGCGGAGTCGGCCGGCACACCGGAGAACGAAGTGGCCGAGATCGTCGGCAGGCTCGCCGAGCCTGGCGACCTGGATGGCGCCGAGCGGCGACGGCTGCTCGGCCGCCTGACCGCCACGCTGGCCGACGGGGCGAAGAAGGCCAGGTCGTCCGGGGTCGGCCGGGGCCGGTGGCTGGCCGACGTGTTCATGGCCGTGGCCCCCCGCATCCCCATCCGCGACCTCGCCACCCTCTCCGAGCACCACCACGGGCTCACCTCCGAGGCCCTGGCCGACGACCTGGCGCGCACCGCCTCCAAGGCCACCATGACGGTCGGCGCGATCGGCGGCGCCCTCGCCGCGGCCGAGTTCGCCGCCCCGCCCCTGCTGCTGTCGGCCCCCGCCCAGCTCGTGGCCGAGACCCTCGTGGTCGCCGCGATCGAGGTCAAGCTCATCGCCGAGCTCCACGAGGTCTACGGCGTGCCGGTGCTGGGCACCGGATCCCAGCGGGCCGTGGCCTTCGTGACCGCCTGGTCCAAGCAGCGCGGGGTCGACCCCATGTCCCCCGGTTCGGTCACCGTCGCCCTGGGCGCCGCCACCAAGACCGCACTGCGCAACCGGCTGATGCGCACCCTCGGGCGCCACCTGACCACCCTCGGCCCCTTCCTCACCGGCGCCGTGGCCGGAGGCGCGCTCAACCGCGCCGCCACCCGGAAGCTCGCCGACGTCGTCCGGGCCGATCTGAGGGTCCATCGGGCACTTCCACCTGGAAAGTCATAGAAACGCCCGAATTGGGTAGTCGTTATGGGTAAGACGACTATCTGGAGGAATCTGTGCAGGGCCGCAGCTCGTTTCTGATCGTGGCTAACCGCCTCCCCGTGGACCGGGTGGGTGAGGACATGTGGCGGCGCAGCCCCGGCGGCCTCGTCACCGCGATCGCCCCCGTCCTCCAGCGCCGGGAGGGCGCCTGGATCGGATGGCACGGCGCCCCCGGCGAGCGGCTCGAACCCTTCGACCACGACGGCATGCACCTCATCCCCGTGCCGCTGTCGGAGTCGGAGGTTGAGCTCTACTACGAAGGCTTCTCCAACACCACGCTCTGGCCGCTCTACCACGACGTGGTCGCCCCCCCGGTCTACTCGCGCGCCATGTGGGAGGCGTACCGCACGATCAACGAGCGCTTCGCCCAGGCCGCCGCGGAGCAGGCCGCGCAGAACGCGGTCGTGTGGATCCAGGACTACCAGCTCCAGCTCGTCCCCGCCATGCTGCGCGAACTCCGCCCCGACCTGCGCATCGGCTTCTTCCTGCACATCCCCTTCCCGCCGGTCGAGCTGTTCTCGCAGCTGCCCTGGCGGCGGGAGATCGTCGAGGGTCTCCTCGGCGCCGACCTCGTCGGGTTCCAGCGCCCCGGCGGCGCCTCCAACTTCATCCGGCTCTGCCGTCGCCTGCTCGGCCTCCAGCACCACAAGCACGAGATATACGTGGAGGACCGGGTCGTGCGGGCCGGGGCCTTCCCCATCTCGGTGGACTTCGGCGAGCTGGACTCCCTGGTCCGGGAGCCGCACATCATCGAACGGGCCAAGGAGATCCGCGCGGAGCTGGGCGACCCCGAGTGCATGCTGCTCGGCGTGGACCGGCTCGACTACACCAAGGGCATCGGCCAGCGGCTGAAGGCGTTCGAGGAGCTGCTCTGCGAGGGCTCGGTCAAGCCCGGGGAGGCGGCGTTCGTGCAGATCGCCACGCCGAGCCGGGAACGGGTCGAGGAATACATGCGGCTGCGCGACTCGATCGAGCTGCAGGTCGGCCGGATCAACGGCGAGCAGGGGGAGCTGGGCCTGCAGCCGGTGCAGTACATGCACCAGTCCTACGGCCGTGACGAGCTGGCCTCGCTCTACCTGGCGGCGGACGTGATGGTGGTGACGCCGCTGCGTGACGGGATGAACCTCGTCGCCAAGGAGTACATCGCCTGCCACAACGACCTGCGCGGCGCCCTGGTGCTCAGCGAGTTCGCCGGGGCGGCCGACGAGCTGCGGCAGGCTTTCATGGTCAACCCCTACGACATCGACGGGCTCAAGCGGATGATGCTGACCGCGATGCGGGCCACGCCGCACGACCTGTCGCGCCGGATGCGCTCGCTGCGCAGACGGGTGGCGACCTACGACGTGGACCGCTGGGCGAAGGAGTTTCTCGCCGCCCTCGAATCCTGAGAGCCCGCACCGGGAATCCTGAGAGCCCGCACCGGCGGCCTCCGGGGGCCCGGGGCCCGCGCGCCCGGCCGCCTCCCGGTCCCGAGAGCCCGCGCGGCGGCCGCCTCCGGGGTCCCGGGCGCCTCCGGGGTCCTGTCACGGCCTCTGACGGCGGCGGGGCGCACCCCGCCGCCGGGTCAGGAGGCGACCTCCCTGGCCGTGTCCTTGACGGCCTTCCAGGCGTTGTAGCGCTTCTTGGCGGTGCGGCCGACCACGATCTGGGCGACCTGCATGCCCACCCCCATCACCACGGCGTAGCCGATCGCCTCACCGAGGCTGATGTCCAGCGACTCGCTGTCGGCCGGCGGCTTCTTGCCGGTGGCCTTCTCCCAGGCGAACCCGATGACCTTCTTGGCGGCCCAGGCCGTGGCCAGCCCCACCAGGCCGCCGATGGCCCGCCACGCCATGTCCTGCTTCTCGGTCTTGTCGGCCATATGGGTCCCTCCCTTTTCTCCGCTTCCGCTCCGCACAGGAACACTAGTCCCCTCCAGCGTCGCATCGCGTGAAGCCATACCATAGGGAGGCATGACACAACAGCGACTGCGCCATGCGCCCATGCCCGAGAAACCGACTCTCGACGGGCTGGAAGCCGTATGGGTGGACCGCTGGGAGACCGAGGGCACCTACCGCTTCGACAGGACGCGCACGCGGGAGCAGATCTACTCGATCGACACCCCGCCGCCGACCGTCTCCGGGTCCCTGCACGTCGGCCATGTCTTCTCCTACACCCACACCGACACC
Coding sequences:
- a CDS encoding S9 family peptidase; protein product: MTPFNDIRDYVGVPRVASLRLSPDGTRLVSVVQALNPDGKSYGTSLWEIPLDGRRAYRLTRSVKGEAGAEFTASGDLIFGSRRPDPEVKEPDEEVPALWLLPAVGGEARQIASRPGGVTGFATGGRSVVFGSDVLPGDETTEEERRKTRKDAGISAILHESSPVRYWDHDLGPGEPRLFAGTLGDDDRLAQVRDLTPQPGKALVNASYDVTPDGATVVTTWSVPQPAGELRSRLVAIETADAGALRVVAEQEGHDFNGPVKVSPDGRLVACVRERHADTSRIPEVTMWIVDLVTGEGHAAGGDLWPADVVWAPDSRSLYVAADHQGRRPVFEVPADGSEPVRLTPDDAAYLSLDVAPDGTLYALRSAVDRAAGPVRITAGGTVEELASPAPALELPGTLTEVTATADDGATVRAWLVLPEGASAENPAPFLLWIHGGPLSSWNDWSWRWNPWIMAQHGYAVLLPDPCLSTGYGPEMIRRGWADWGPRTHTDLMAVTDAALELPEVDATRTAAMGGSFGGYMANWVAGHTDRFKAIVTHASLWHLDQFSGTTDGPMYWQREFGALGGELYGKLSPHLSLAEISTPMLVIHGDKDYRVPIGEGLRLWWDLQRSGVESKFLYFPDENHWVLKPGNAVVWYETVLAFLAQHVLGREWKRPESLS
- a CDS encoding inositol monophosphatase family protein; this encodes MLVAKRPARPEVLATKSSPTDVVTELDKASEALIRSRIRAVRPDDAILGEEGGSTGGGRVRWIVDPIDGTVNFLYGLPEWAVSIAVEIDGEVVAGVVNVVPRGEVFTAAKGEGAWLAGQRLRCNTGVPLERALIATGFGYEVGRRTVQAEVLAQVVPRVRDIRRGGSAASDLCSVAAGRVDGYYERGPQAWDYAAGGLVATEAGAVIGGLNGRPASPDFTLCAAPALFEELHGLLAPLDPERDT
- a CDS encoding response regulator transcription factor, with translation MRVLVVEDERVLADAIATGLRREAMAVDVAYDGAGALERTGYIDYDVIVLDRDLPKVHGDEVCRRLVAERTASRILMLTASGDVDDKVEGLGLGADDYLAKPFVFVELVARVRALGRRSAPALPPVLERSGVRLDPGKRLVTRDGEEISLTKKEFAVLEELMRAEGAVVSQEDLLDKAWDENIDPFTNVVRVTMMTLRKKLGEPQVIETVPGVGYKL
- a CDS encoding sensor histidine kinase; this translates as MISPHSERGAARGARPAPGAPGRAQPPPPSGPPVWDGPPPAGAVPVSPTPLDRLRVAIDRLSIRWRLTITYGVLFFVAGMLLLFVIYMMVGWAINGAWPDVSLQNVSPVLEQKFQQEWLGWKHAAIDEARNALLSRSLLALAGVGILAIIIGYLVADRALKPIQQMTATARKLSGTTLAHERIGLKGPDDELKELADTFDAMLTRLNVAFDTQRRFVANASHELRTPLTINRTVLEIALGDPEASGDLKALGRTLLEVNARNEQLIEGLLLLARSERELSVRKPVDVKDVAETAVEQLASRAEEAGVTMTTELQSAETEGDPVLLERCVANLVENAIKHNLPESGRLWVRTGMVEGALVVQVANTGPHVPAYEVNSLFEPFRRLNADRVDSARGAGLGLSIVRAVVRAHGGNVTAVPRDGGGLVVTVRLQSR
- a CDS encoding DUF4193 domain-containing protein; translated protein: MATDYDSPRKTDDDLNEDSLQELQARRTDKSSGSIDIDETDLAESLELPGADLSNEELSLRVIPRQADEFTCARCFLVHHRSQLAVERNGQQICRECAA
- a CDS encoding alpha,alpha-trehalose-phosphate synthase (UDP-forming); the protein is MQGRSSFLIVANRLPVDRVGEDMWRRSPGGLVTAIAPVLQRREGAWIGWHGAPGERLEPFDHDGMHLIPVPLSESEVELYYEGFSNTTLWPLYHDVVAPPVYSRAMWEAYRTINERFAQAAAEQAAQNAVVWIQDYQLQLVPAMLRELRPDLRIGFFLHIPFPPVELFSQLPWRREIVEGLLGADLVGFQRPGGASNFIRLCRRLLGLQHHKHEIYVEDRVVRAGAFPISVDFGELDSLVREPHIIERAKEIRAELGDPECMLLGVDRLDYTKGIGQRLKAFEELLCEGSVKPGEAAFVQIATPSRERVEEYMRLRDSIELQVGRINGEQGELGLQPVQYMHQSYGRDELASLYLAADVMVVTPLRDGMNLVAKEYIACHNDLRGALVLSEFAGAADELRQAFMVNPYDIDGLKRMMLTAMRATPHDLSRRMRSLRRRVATYDVDRWAKEFLAALES
- a CDS encoding DUF4235 domain-containing protein, with translation MADKTEKQDMAWRAIGGLVGLATAWAAKKVIGFAWEKATGKKPPADSESLDISLGEAIGYAVVMGVGMQVAQIVVGRTAKKRYNAWKAVKDTAREVAS